One part of the Lotus japonicus ecotype B-129 chromosome 2, LjGifu_v1.2 genome encodes these proteins:
- the LOC130737084 gene encoding uncharacterized protein LOC130737084: MTILQGVRLEENKRDRWMWKLEGEGLYSVNSAYVFLQEQYLEDPDPGFTWIWEAPAPSNIKAFAWRMLLGRIQTRDNLHKRQILHIAEEAVCPLCGVVEESCAHLLFSCPETLSIWYACSDWLGVLTAQVPEPKAHLLQFPSVGRSKAQKLGEIAIWLATIWTIWCQRNKVVFNGGSLVREQVVEHIKLMLLDVLYELWKLMIGSRRDHETACICGTQGCFRLLELAVVHVGRMIGLSGFIQGEGPGSI, encoded by the exons ATGACAATCCTGCAAGGTGTGCGATTGGAGGAAAATAAGAGAGATAGATGGATGTGGAAGTTAGAAGGAGAAGGACTTTATTCGGTTAACTCTGCCTATGTTTTTTTGCAGGAACAATATTTAGAAGACCCGGATCCTGGATTTACTTGGATCTGGGAGGCACCAGCCCCATCCAATATTAAAGCATTTGCGTGGCGAATGTTGCTGGGGAGGATTCAGACTCGTGATAATCTACACAAGCGACAAATTCTGCACATAGCTGAGGAAGCGGTGTGCCCACTTTGCGGCGTGGTAGAAGAATCATGTGCTCATCTACTCTTTTCATGTCCGGAAACACTGTCAATCTGGTATGCATGCTCCGATTGGTTGGGTGTACTTACTGCCCAGGTCCCAGAGCCTAAGGCACACTTGCTGCAATTTCCATCAGTTGGGAGAAGTAAAGCTCAAAAACTAGGAGAGATCGCAATTTGGCTAGCAACTATATGGACCATCTGGTGTCAACGTAACAAAGTGGTTTTCAATGGAGGATCGCTGGTCAGAGAACAAGTGGTGGAACATATTAAG CTTATGTTGCTGGATGTATTGTATGAATTATGGAAGCTTATGATTGGTTCTAGAAG GGACCATGAAACAGCTTGCATATGTGGTACTCAAGGTTGCTTTCGTTTACTGGAGCTGGCTGTGGTACATGTTGGTAGGATGATAGGTTTAAGCGGGTTTATTCAAGGAGAAGGACCCGGGAGTATTTAG